CCATCGGTGTACACTCTGGTATTCATTGTAGCTCTCCCACTAAATGTTATTGCCATCATCATATTCCTATTTAAGATGAAAGTCAAAAAACCGGCGGTGGTGTACATGCTGAACCTGGCCGCCGCTGATGTTCTTTTTGTCAGTGTGCTTCCTTTTAACATAATTTATCGCTTCTCTGGAAATGACTGGCTCTTTGGATCTGGAATGTGCAGATTTGTCACTGCAGCATTTTACTGTAACATGTACTGCTCCATTCTACTCATGACCAGCATCAGTGTGGACAGGTTCCTGGCTGTGGTCTACCCGATGCATTCCCTATCCTGGCGTACAATGAGTCGGGCCTGGCTGGTCTGTTCCTTGATCTGGATCATATCTATTGCTAGTGTTGTGCCGCTCTTCTTGAGCGAGCAAACTCAACACATTGCCTCACTGGAAATCACAACCTGCCATGATGTACTAGACCTTAAGGATCTTAAGACATTTTACCTCTACTATTTCTCCACTTTTATCTtgctcttcttcttctttcctttGATTATTACGACCATCTCCTATGTTTTTATCATTCGTTGTTTGAGCAGTTCTGGCATTGAGAACTCATGTAAGAAGACCCGAGCCTTGGTCTTGGCTGTTATTGTGCTTTGTGTTTTTATTATGTGCTTTGGACCAACAAATTGTATTTTTCTGGTTCATTACTTGTATTTCTATCATGGGGCTAATGAGTCTTTGTATTTTGCCTATATACTCTGTGCCTGTTTCAGTAGCATTAGTTGTTGTCTTGACCCTCTGATCTATTATTATGCATCCTCACAGTGTCAGAGGTACTTGTATAGACTGTTATGCTGTAAGAAAGCAGATGAACCCATAAGCAGTAGCGCTCATTTAATGAGTTCTGCTAGCAAAAACGAGACCGGTATCACATCGGTCAAGAACAGCATATACCGGAAGCTGTTAACCTAGACATTACATGTCCCATCTAGAGGCTTCAATATCTTTTAAAGCACAGTTTACGCTTTACTGTGTCATTATGATTGTACTGCTTGGGCTTTTCCTTGCAGAACAGTCTTTTTTTTCCAGCACCATGCTCATATGTATGGGGTCATCTATCAAGGAGCTAATGATTCTATCAAAATGTAAGTTGTATGTAAAAAAGTATAATCTACACCTTCACAAAATTCCACTCGTATATATAGAGCTTTTtcagtttttgacagtatctggTAAAGCAAGTTaagttcctttattttttttctttttgcattttgatAGTATCTTGTGAATTCAATCCTATTATTTAGAGCAAGATAGGACTTTGCAATTTCAGACAATATCTTTTAAGATCTTTGTCACAAGTAGAAATTATTTGAGAAAATAAAGAATAGTTTCCATAGAAAACTGTTTAGTGTGGGTGTTGCTGTGTAAAAATAGCATTTGATGGTGGTCTTTGAAGCAATGGTGCCATGTATAGAACTGTACATTTGAAAAGTTTTAGCCTACTGTGTTTCTGTAAGGCAACTTGTACTTCAGGTTTGGCAATCCTGTAAAAGATAAGTTGGTATTGTCAGGACAGTGGGCGTATTGCTTACAGGGAATGATATCATTATTTGTACAGCAAATGTTTATTGACTATAATGTCTTTAAGGCCGATTAATGGTGGAATAGATAAATATTATCCTgtgtaagggtgctttcacactacgttttcagcctacggctgtcGTATCCGGTTGGGGGAGGAATAAACTATGCGctctcgtaccccagccggaccggtgctgaaatccattgactttaatgagccgactggagtcaccctttgactccagtcggctcattttcgacccgtatccggttttctgaccggacataaaaccgtagtatactacggttttaggtccattcacaaaaccgcatacggggcataaatgagccaaccggagtcaaacggggaCAATCGGctgattaaagtcaatggatttcagcgccagtctggctggggtacgggagcacacggttttcccctccttcAGCCGCAGAGCACATAAAAACTCAGTCGAGCATAGAAGTCGAGCATTTATGGTTTAGTAGGATTGAGAGAGATAGCTGCTGGCCAAATCCTTGTTTAGACCACCATTTATCGCATGTATGGCAACTTTTAGTCTTAGAATTCCTGCATTAGGTTTGGTGCCATATGAATTATTACTGGCAAATAGACTAGATGCCCATTTTTCCTCATGTAAAATTAACATGTAAAAACAGTAGAGGTCCTCATGATTTCTCTAGGTTCTTCTTCTTTGCTTTCTAGCCATATATTTAAGGTTTTAGACTTCTTTTTGTTTACCTGTTCCTGATCAGATAATTCCTTATGTCAAGTTAGTAAGCTTTTAATTGATAATTAACTATTTACTTGACATTTTCCTTTTATCGTTGATATACATTGACCTGATGTTGATATTATTCTAGCCATGTGATCTGTCATGATTATGTTGTCATAATATTATTGTGTGAAGCATACTTGGTCTGAATGTCTATAAGATGTGTATACATATGCTAGCATATAAATCAAGGGGGTTGGCCACTTTCTAGTCAGACTTAAATCATAAATCACCATATTGCCTACGTGGCATATCAAGGGCTGTGCTATGCTGCCGATGGACCATCTAAGTAAACAGTGAACTCCAGCGTTGTCTCTGTCCATAGGACTCAAGATTGCCTCATTCACATGATTTAACCTCATCTATCTGCCCTGGCTGAATATTTGGCGTATTCTGTCACAGAACGGCACAAAACTGTGAAGGTCGTCACGTTGGGATAGCACCAGCTTCCACTATTTACTAAGCAGATCCATGGAAGCAGAAGACCTTGAAATACAGCACAGGGGTAAACCGTGGGGGTATTTATGTCTGGTTGGGTAAGAAGAgaacagagtactttacatcacaggggaggggggaggtgctGCTTCAGCCCAGCACTACTAGTGTGACTCTTCGGCTGCAACAAAAAGTACACTTTTATAACTTTACAAACCGTGATTGACAAAACTAAAGGTATGGTTAATTTTATCCCCCTAGCCCTATCGGCTAAatataaatttagctgtagtgaccagtgtcgggcagctgctgccaaggcaaataaaatcatggggtgcatcaataggggcatagatgtccacgacaaggaaataattctaccgctgtacaaatcactagtcagaccacacatagaatactgtgtacagtactgggcaccagtgtacaagaaagatatagtggagagggttcaaagacgggcaaccagggtaatacggggaatgggaggactacagtacctagaaagattatcagaattggggttatttagtttagaaaaagaaggctatggggcgacctaataactatgtatagatatatcagaggacagtacagagatctctcccatgatctatttattccCAGGACTCTATCtttaacaagggggcatcatctACGTGTagcagaaagaaggtttctacatgggcacagatgggggttctttactgtaagagcagtgagactatggaactctgtgccagaggaggtggtcatggtgaactctgtaaaagagttcaaaagggatctggatgcatttttggagaataataacattgctggttatgtatgctAGATTTATAGgggcagaacattgatccagggatttattctgactgccatatttgtagtcgggaaggaatttttacctctagtatgagttttttttgccttcctctggatcaactcaatagggactcattagggttataggttgaacttgaggaactctggtctttttttgaccttatgaactatgttactattaaatgggcactgtcctagACATGTCACAAGTTTTGATCGGTtgtggtctgagtgttcagaccccataCCAATCAGAAAAAGAAGCCAGAAGaattctgcattaaaggggtactccactgccccagcgttcaaaacagttagttccgaaagctgggtgcaggctcgtgacgtcacggctatgcccccttgtgacatcatgccacgccccctcattgtaagtttatgggagggtgtgtaagccccctcccatagacttgcattaagggggcgtgaccatgacgtcacgaccccgcagcccacacccagcattcggaactaaatgttccgaatgcaggggcagtggagtatccctttaagcgttCACACTTTGCTCTGTGCCATGTGACTGAGACaaaccttcaatgcaagtctatcagtTTGTCTTGGTCATGTGTACTGAGACCAAGACAAACCCATGCTCACTCTTCTCCCTGCAAGTTCTAGCGATTGGTCATGGTCTGAACACTCGGGTACACTTCAGAAATCTCTTGGGGAAAGAATAAAAAAAGCTAAACTTTAAAATCATTTTACCGCTTTTCCGCCTTATCAGTACTCATTGGTGTAAGACTTGGTTACCATCAAGTAGGTTTGGAGACCAGCCACATTAGATTAATGGCTAATGTGGAGGTGGGATACAAAAAACTCTTCTGATTCATGAAAGCAATGCAGCACTCTAAGAGGCCTATATTGGAATATCTACATATGGTATAGTGGTGTTTTAAATTGCGTATATGCAGCCAGTTATCAGGCTCTTACTCGATAAGTCTCATAATCTCAGTCTCTTTTTCCACAAACACTTGGGCTACTTTCATAGGAAGCCAATGAACCCATCTGTATGGTTTGGACCAGTTTCTATTTGTAtgttatttatattattgtcTTTTTATACACTACAGAGCCGGTCTCTATAGtgtgcagtgtttgtaggtgtagCAGAAATTAAACATTACATAAAAATAGGCCATGTCCGCACTGTAGCTACTTGGCTGGCAGGACATTCTGAAACAGATTGCACAAACGTTGACCAACGTGCCCTAGAACAATGCAGGCATTATATGGAATTCACTGTACTTATTTCTTAAGTTTGAGGTAGCTTTGTGTTCAGTGTTATGAATGCTTTATGTTTGCACATATCTACctaaatatatgtaaatatgtatTCTAAATGTTTTGTAttgatttatttaataaatgcttATGATCACTGAATCCTTGTGTAAACAAAGTTGTTTATCCAGAAAGAATGTTTTTGAGGCGTTAACATGCTTATAACTATGACGGGAAAGCAATGACCTGCCTGTGAATAAAGTCCAAGACAGATTACAGATGCACTACAAACACTGTGGAATGGTCATCCAAAAATTCAACTTTATAGTGCAAACACAAATCACAGATATGACACTATACAATGTGTTTAAAAATGCAAATTAGTctgaagtattaaaggggtactccggtgaaaatctttttttttttatcaactggtgccagaaagttaaacagatttgtaaattacttcaattaaaaaatcttaatccttccagaacttattagctactgaatactacagagaatttttttttctttttgaaacacagtgctctctgctgacatcacaagcacagtgctctcggctgacatctctgtccatttcaggaactgtccagagcagcatatgcttgctatgggaattttccccTACTcatggcagttcttaaaatggacagagatttcagcagagagcactgtgctcatgatgtcagcagagagcactgtgttccaaaaacaaaataatttcctctgtaaaattcagcagctaataagtacttaaaggattaagattgtataatagaagtaatttacaaatctgtttaactttctggcaccagttgattaaaaaaaaaaaaaaggttttccaccggagtacccctttaagtggtaagAAAGCGCATAGGACTActggttaataaaaaataaacaaagacatgggggagatttatcaaaacctgcgcagggaaaaagttgcccatagcagccaatcatatcgctgctttaattttttagaggtcttttaaaaaatgaaagaaacgatcagattggttggtatgggcaactggtcagcttttcctctgcacaggttctgataaaccTTCCACATGGtcttaaaaaaaagttgtaaagttAAACAACTTAAAGAATTCTAAAATTGTAAAAAAGATGTACTGTAGGTTGTTCCCAGTCTGTGTACATCTAAAAAAGATGTACTGTAGGTTGTTCCCAGTCTGTGTACATCTAAAAAAGATGTACTGTAGGTTGTTCCCAGTCTGTGAGTAAAATTTGGGGCAGGGGTAAACAAAATGTGAAGGTTAGAAAAGAAAAACATACAGCTAGACCAAGGGGCATGTGAAAGGGTCAGGACAGAAAACTCGAAGCAATATgccttgaaaattaaaacaaatagGGTGAAATAATAGTCAATGTTTCTGCCAGAACTGTAAGaaattggctaaatgacacaggatTTACATATAAAAAAGCTAAATGAAAATCTAAcacataaaccaaagaaaataaggtTGTGTTGGCTAAAGAGAAGAGTCATGAATTATATGGAAGTGATATTTACTGACCATTTACTGGGCACTCTGCTTTGACACATAGTTATTGCAGTAGGCCAAAAATGACTTAACCACACCTTCAAACCAGTACATACGCCTACACACCAAATTCTGCCACCACCAGTCACTTACAGCAGACGCAACAATTCAATGCACAAGTTCTTACACTCTGTGCTCTCTTGCactaaaacattaaaggggtactccactggaaaacattatttttttatcaattggtgccagaaagttaaacagatgagtaaatttcttctattaaaaaatattaatcctaccagtacttagctgctgtataccacagaggatgttcttttcatttttaatttcctttctgtctgaccacagtgctctatgcggacacctctgtccatgtcaggaactctccagagcaagataggtttgctatgggaatttgctactACTatggacaggtcctaaaatgggcagaggtgtcagtagagagcactgtggtcatacagaaaggaaattcaaaaagaaaagaacttcccctgttgtatacagtagctgataagtactggaaggattaagattcttaaagtaattttcaaatatggcagcagttgataaaaaaaaaatattttccagtggagtacccctttaacatacacaAGCTACAACACACACTCTatggcagtgatggcgaacctatggcacgcatgccacaggtggcacgctgagccccctctgtgggcacgcggccatagttcgccatggaTGCCTTATACAGTGGGTCGCACAATGAAGGGGCTGGCCGGGTACGCACGGAAGCAGACAATTAAACAAGGGAGCAAAGCCGGGCTCCGGCGGTAAGTTAGCTCCCTGCAGCGCGGTCCGGTCCCTTCACTGTGCGACCGACTGTCTGACTGtctctcctcccagcagtgcgcagtgctgggaggagAATTAACCCCACCAAGGCTGGGCGTAGTTATTAAACGGCACAGTCGTGCAGCGGGTGTATGAAGAGAGCTCCAGAGGTGAGCTCTCTTCAtgctggctaatgccggacatcaccgatccgagtgatgtccggcattaaaactttagacgcggcattcaaagctgatcgtggcgtctaaaatgCTGGTGACTGCCGGTagttcagtggagctgatcgggacaccggcgGCATTATGCTGccaggtcccgatcagctgagaggacaggcggAGGTTAAATACCTGCCTCTGTCCTGTTCCATCAGCGCTCCAATAAAGCTGATAGCCtctgcaggctgtagtaatggagtgccgataacactgatcagtgatgtgCCTATGGCACAACAGTGATCAGTGTCTTCAATAACTCGATTGTAGTGCAGACAGTAGAACAGTCCCCATGACAGTTTTTTTACTAAcagggctcctccagctgttgcaaaactacaactcccagcatgcctggacagcctttggctgtccgggcatgctgtgagttgtagtattgcatcaACTGGAGACACATCGTTTGGAAAActctgccctatggggactaaaaaaatttgtaaaaaaagaaatgtaaaaagaaaatgtgaaaTAATGTTTaaagccccccacccccaataaaaggttAAATCGACcctctttttccccatttttatgtaaaataatgttaccaaaaataaacatatttggaatcactgcatgcgtaaatgtccaaactattaaaggaaaactgtccgctttctccccccgcactaatcagcggtactggctggtagtgcgggggatgctgatcagtttaaGCCTTACCGTGCCCAGAGCCGCCGTGCCATTCTGCCATAATCTTCCATTTTCAATATATGCAAATCAGGTGCCAACTCACCTTGACGTCAGCGTTTCTGGCCGcaacgccgcccagctcatcaatattcctcccctccgtccgcctctcccttttctccccgctctgtaatgaagagagaggggaggaatattgatgagctgggtggcgctgctGCCAGAAacgctgacatcagagtgccagttagcccggtcggtgcaagttagcacctcatttgcatatagcgaaaatagaagattacggcagaAACAGTGGCGGATCCGGGTAGGGTAAGGCTCAAACTGATCAGcttcccccacactaccagccagcaccactggttagtgcgggggaagaaagctgacaattttcctttaacccgataacgaccatggacgagtatagacgtccaggttggccggcgttcccgcacctggacgtctatactcgtccattcttctcgtgggtgctgcccagtgcacccacgagatcgcggcagggacagccgggaccctgctgcactgccaggaccgaagtaaacttcggtcccggcagttttaacccttacagccgcggtcggaagtgaccgctggctgtaagtgttatgacagagggagggagctccctctgtctcctctgcagcaccccgcatcgcgatcgcggggtgctgcgtgtaatacgcggctgccCGGGGCCTGCAGCACTggcgggagtgaagttcacttcactcccggcagtttaacccttacagccgcggtcagaagtgaccgcgcgctgtaaggagttctgacagagggagggggctccctccgtctctcctgcagcaccccgcagcgcgatcacggggtgctgtgtgtggccgcactgccgggagtgaagttcacttcactcccgacagtttaacccctacagccgcggtcagaagtgaccgcgcgctgtaaggagttctgacagagggagggggctccctctgtctctcctgcagcaccctggagcatcgcggggtgctgctgcatacctgggcagccgggggtcctacaaagacccccaggtctgccctgggtattgcctgctagtgaaatatgctgcctgctagtgaaaactggcaggcagcatataactgcaatgctttggaatactaagtattccaaagcattaaaaagtgtaaaaataaataaataaataaaataaaagtgtaaaaataaataaaaatgtaataaaagtgtaaaaaaatatatatatatatattaaaaatacatttattaaattaatctaattaaaaaaaaagcataatgtgtaggatcgcattggcggacatccgcggcatgtaatatgctgcggatgtccgccacgtgatcctacacattatgcagcagtcacggtaatgagctcgctgctgcggctgggtagctttgtgcgtccactcatggcggcggattttccgcaagcagtcatgagcggacacactgagctacccagccgcagcagtaatggatatattcgccatgagcgggtgcttattcccacaacatggcggatatatccatcaggagccttaactgtcacagacagatgcgttatactgccagccgaccagccaataacatgtaggggtgcggtatataaatggggtcacttgtgggggtgggggtactgttctgccctgaaagccaaatggcgctcctctccttctgagtcctaccacgcggccaaggaaccatatatggccaaagcgggggtatttccgaacatgggacaagcagctaaataaaatatagggtgcatttctttcaatatcagaagtgatgtacaaaaaatatgccccccaaatgatgcatttgtgaaaaattgcaattttcgaatttttaacactgactttgtaataattcctgccaaaaaactatggtgttaaaatactcactgtaccccctagcgaataccttgaggggtctagtttttaaaatggggtcatttggggggggggggttcctatgttctactaccttttaatttcagcaaaccttgcatagcacataaaaaaagatgtaccgtatatactcgagtataagccgagtttttcagcatgatttttcgtgctgaaaacacccccctcggcttatactcgagtgaactcccccacccgcagtggtcttcaacctgcggacctccagaggtttcaaaactacaactcccagcaagcacgggcagccatcggctgtccgggcttgctgggagttgtagttttgaaacctccggaggtccgcaggttgaagaccactgcggccttcaacatcatccagccccctctcaccccctttagttctgagtactcacctccgctcggcgctggtccggtcctgcaggactgtccggtgaggaggtggtccggtgggatagtggttccgggctgctatcttcaccggggaggcctcttctaagcgcttcgggcccggcctcagaatagtcacgttgccgtgacaacgacgcagaggtgcgtcatttgcgtcattgtcaaggcaacgcatctattccgggccggaagcgcggagaagaggcgcccccgatgaagatagcagcccggaccacctcctcaccggaccacctcctcaccggacagccctgcaggaccggaccagcgccgagcggaggtgagtactcagaactaaagggggtgagaggggggctggatgatgttgaaggccgcagtggtcttcaacctgcggacctccggaggtttcaaaactacaactcccagcaagcccggacagccgatggctgcccgagcttgctgggagttgtagttttgaaacctctggaggtccgcaggttgaagaccactgagggcgaatgatgagaagaggatgatgaagggggggtgtggggatgatgaaggggggtggggatgatgaaggggggggtggggatgatgaagggggggggatgattacaaggggatgatgaaggggggatgtgtgggatgataaggggatgatgaaggggggatgtgcgggatgataaggggatgatgaaggggggatgtgtgggatgataaggggatgatgaaggggggatgtgcgggatgataaggggatgataggggggatgtgtgggatgatgacaaggggatgatgaagggggatgtgtgggatgataaggggatgatgaaggggggatgtgtgggatgatgacaaggggatgatgatgaggatgttaatgacgggtctggatgatgacagggggggatgaggtatttcccaccctaggcttatactcgagtcaataacttttcctgggattttgggttgaaattaggggtctcggcttatactcgggtcggcttatactcgagtatatacggtacttttcaaattttcaaaattttcaaaatttcaagttaaattgttagggttctaactaatttaaaatgttaattaaaaactaaaaaatgacatcaaaataaagtagacatctgaaagtataagtttcataaactatttggtcagtaagtataaatatatgcaacctattagtgttaaaatagcaaaaaatcgtaattttttgtaaaaatttcatgattttttgcattgtaaaaaaaaaactacaaatgatatcggcttacttttactatgtacatgaaggacaacttgtgacaaaaaaacaatgtcagaattatcatgattggcaaaacgttaccagagttattctctaataaaaaaacaggcctggtctttcaggggcgtacaggtttatttgcattggtccttaaggggttaaaatataacattaacgaAAACAAAAGCTTATTTAGGTGATGCACCACCAACCACCAGTGTGTTTTCTTTACTAGAATTgatgtttttttcaataaaaaaaacaaaacaagtttgaatcattgaactctgttgttcttttaaaacaaaatatgttaattagttatggcaactgtacGCGTTGTTTTAT
Above is a genomic segment from Hyla sarda isolate aHylSar1 chromosome 1, aHylSar1.hap1, whole genome shotgun sequence containing:
- the LOC130291537 gene encoding proteinase-activated receptor 1-like, with amino-acid sequence MCIAGSAATGQSDMESTRGLLLLCLAVLLCAGQCELQKGNDKENLTLKTFYSVPVDDFEDFPDDAIDASGEESGYEPNMPNFRSRSVITEIKKNITTQAEHYLSDQWLTRIVPSVYTLVFIVALPLNVIAIIIFLFKMKVKKPAVVYMLNLAAADVLFVSVLPFNIIYRFSGNDWLFGSGMCRFVTAAFYCNMYCSILLMTSISVDRFLAVVYPMHSLSWRTMSRAWLVCSLIWIISIASVVPLFLSEQTQHIASLEITTCHDVLDLKDLKTFYLYYFSTFILLFFFFPLIITTISYVFIIRCLSSSGIENSCKKTRALVLAVIVLCVFIMCFGPTNCIFLVHYLYFYHGANESLYFAYILCACFSSISCCLDPLIYYYASSQCQRYLYRLLCCKKADEPISSSAHLMSSASKNETGITSVKNSIYRKLLT